From the genome of Gammaproteobacteria bacterium, one region includes:
- the ada gene encoding bifunctional DNA-binding transcriptional regulator/O6-methylguanine-DNA methyltransferase Ada, whose amino-acid sequence MTTSIRKNREEAPRRRRQSALGARKNATFAATASDPRWAAVLARDAEADGRFFYSVSTTGIYCRPSCGARRPRPEHVRFHATAADAEQAGFRPCKRCAPRGSSPDARRAAIVAAACRQIERAETAPTLADLAARAGLSPHHFHRVFRRVTGVTPREYALARREERVRDALEEADTVTEAIFDAGYGSAGRFYARSRDILGMAPAEYRAGGPKSTIRFAVSRCSLGSILVAATERGLCAVQLGDDAGALVHNLEERFPSASLVAGDADFDRLVAAVVALVETPRAGHRLPLDVQGTAFQRRVWQALAAIPVGETASYAEIAARIGAPRAARAVAAACAANPVAVAIPCHRVVQRDGSPGGYRWGVERKRALLAREAEARDAGTSRSRARQESEA is encoded by the coding sequence ATGACCACGAGCATCCGCAAGAATCGGGAAGAGGCGCCGCGGCGTCGCCGGCAGAGCGCCCTCGGAGCGCGGAAGAATGCGACCTTCGCAGCGACGGCGAGCGACCCTCGATGGGCCGCGGTCCTCGCACGCGACGCGGAGGCGGACGGACGTTTCTTCTATTCCGTGTCGACGACCGGGATCTACTGCCGGCCGTCGTGCGGAGCGCGCCGCCCGCGGCCCGAGCACGTCCGCTTCCACGCGACGGCCGCCGACGCCGAGCAGGCCGGCTTCAGGCCGTGCAAGCGCTGCGCGCCGCGCGGATCGTCGCCGGATGCTCGCCGCGCGGCGATCGTCGCGGCGGCCTGCCGCCAGATCGAGCGCGCGGAGACGGCCCCGACCCTCGCCGATCTCGCGGCGCGTGCCGGCTTGAGCCCCCATCATTTCCACCGCGTGTTTCGACGGGTCACGGGCGTCACGCCTCGCGAGTACGCGCTCGCGAGGCGCGAGGAGCGCGTGCGCGACGCGCTCGAGGAAGCGGATACCGTGACCGAGGCGATCTTCGACGCCGGCTACGGGTCGGCCGGGCGCTTCTACGCCCGAAGCCGTGACATCCTCGGAATGGCGCCCGCGGAGTATCGCGCCGGCGGCCCGAAGAGCACGATCCGCTTCGCAGTAAGCCGGTGCTCGCTGGGCTCGATTCTCGTGGCCGCGACGGAACGCGGGCTTTGCGCCGTTCAGCTCGGCGACGATGCCGGCGCCCTCGTTCACAACCTCGAGGAGCGCTTTCCGTCCGCGAGCCTCGTCGCCGGCGATGCCGACTTCGATCGGCTCGTGGCCGCCGTCGTCGCCCTTGTCGAGACGCCGCGGGCCGGTCATCGGTTGCCGCTCGACGTGCAGGGCACGGCGTTTCAGCGCCGCGTGTGGCAGGCGCTCGCCGCGATCCCGGTCGGCGAGACGGCGTCCTACGCCGAGATCGCCGCACGCATCGGCGCGCCGCGCGCGGCCCGGGCCGTCGCGGCGGCTTGCGCCGCGAACCCGGTCGCCGTCGCGATCCCGTGCCATCGCGTCGTGCAGCGGGACGGATCGCCCGGGGGCTATCGGTGGGGCGTCGAGCGCAAGCGCGCGCTGCTCGCGAGAGAGGCCGAGGCGCGCGATGCCGGCACGTCGCGTTCGCGGGCGAGGCAGGAGTCGGAAGCCTGA
- a CDS encoding DUF6607 family protein has translation MISRRAKLVSIVAGLLAAGAVTADDDVRQYTFSWLFTDDAAMKPRGGTTTGPEVELLEGTSEAWEALREPSLSDFERDRRAILAMAGHYRTTFDFIETTGFTEDYGPSRPYQSWATEYVFVLEDSEDVISLQHVIVMQFVEPDGTIRGPVVQKHWRQEWRYEDRDLHTYVGDGRWRRRMLSEDDVEGKWSQAVYNVDDSPRYEAIGDWVHRANYSAWTSEETWRPLPRRESSVRDDYDVLIGTNRHTITPTGWVQEEDNLKVDLGPDGSPAEVLAREVGVSRYERIVDFDFSAGEEYWQSTSAFWSDVRDAWRDVYRQSDTFRLADEVDGQPLFARMFDYAQALNDGEPYDPEASRRFVRDMLERYLTE, from the coding sequence ATGATTAGCCGGCGCGCGAAGCTCGTTTCGATCGTCGCGGGGCTGCTCGCGGCCGGAGCCGTCACGGCCGACGACGACGTCAGGCAGTACACGTTCAGCTGGCTTTTCACCGACGATGCGGCGATGAAGCCGCGGGGCGGCACGACGACGGGCCCCGAGGTCGAGCTGCTCGAGGGAACGAGCGAAGCGTGGGAGGCGCTGCGCGAGCCTTCGTTGAGCGACTTCGAGCGCGACCGACGCGCGATCCTGGCAATGGCGGGACACTATCGCACGACGTTCGACTTCATCGAAACCACCGGCTTCACCGAGGACTACGGTCCGTCGCGGCCGTATCAGTCGTGGGCTACGGAGTATGTCTTCGTCCTCGAGGACAGCGAGGACGTCATCAGCCTGCAGCACGTCATCGTGATGCAGTTCGTCGAGCCGGACGGTACGATCCGCGGCCCCGTCGTCCAGAAGCATTGGCGCCAGGAGTGGCGCTACGAGGATCGTGACTTGCACACCTACGTCGGTGACGGGCGCTGGCGCCGCCGCATGCTTTCGGAGGACGACGTCGAGGGCAAGTGGTCGCAGGCGGTGTATAACGTCGACGATTCGCCGCGGTACGAAGCGATCGGCGACTGGGTGCATCGCGCGAACTACTCCGCCTGGACGAGCGAGGAGACCTGGCGGCCGCTGCCGCGGCGGGAATCGAGCGTCCGCGACGACTACGACGTGCTGATCGGCACGAACCGGCACACGATCACGCCGACCGGCTGGGTCCAGGAGGAGGACAACCTCAAGGTCGATCTCGGGCCCGACGGCTCACCCGCGGAAGTGCTCGCGCGGGAGGTCGGCGTGAGCCGGTACGAGCGCATCGTCGACTTCGATTTCTCCGCCGGAGAGGAGTACTGGCAGAGCACGAGCGCGTTCTGGAGCGACGTCCGCGACGCGTGGCGCGACGTCTATCGGCAGAGCGACACCTTCCGGCTCGCGGACGAAGTGGACGGGCAGCCGCTGTTCGCGCGCATGTTCGACTACGCACAGGCGTTGAACGACGGCGAGCCCTACGATCCGGAAGCATCGCGGCGCTTCGTGCGCGATATGCTCGAGCGCTATCTGACGGAGTAG
- the gfa gene encoding S-(hydroxymethyl)glutathione synthase — MPVAIHPAVDGGLKPAAENFAGGTLRCHCATDKVEVAITGQCAHNHVCGCTKCWKPAGALFSQVAVVPRENLRVTKNEGKLQAVDPGAVIKRYACRDCGVHMYGRIDDTNHPFYGLDFIHVELSDEPGWAPPEFAAFVSSIIESGTDISEMGAVRARLRELGLEPYDCLSPPLMDAIATHTAKRSGALAA; from the coding sequence ATGCCAGTTGCGATTCATCCGGCCGTCGACGGCGGCCTGAAGCCGGCCGCGGAAAACTTCGCCGGCGGCACGCTTCGTTGCCATTGCGCGACCGACAAGGTCGAGGTCGCGATCACGGGGCAGTGCGCGCACAACCACGTCTGCGGGTGCACGAAGTGCTGGAAGCCCGCCGGCGCGCTGTTCTCGCAGGTCGCGGTGGTGCCGCGCGAGAACCTCCGCGTCACGAAGAACGAGGGCAAGCTCCAGGCCGTCGATCCCGGCGCGGTGATCAAGCGCTACGCGTGCCGCGACTGCGGCGTGCACATGTACGGGCGCATCGACGACACGAATCACCCGTTCTACGGGCTCGACTTCATCCATGTCGAGCTGTCCGACGAGCCGGGGTGGGCACCGCCGGAATTCGCCGCGTTCGTCTCGTCCATCATCGAATCCGGGACCGATATCTCGGAAATGGGCGCGGTGCGAGCGCGGCTCAGGGAGCTCGGCCTCGAGCCCTACGACTGTCTGTCGCCGCCGTTGATGGATGCGATCGCGACGCATACGGCGAAGCGGTCGGGCGCGCTCGCGGCCTGA
- a CDS encoding membrane-associated protein has translation MDVITLAFAILFTAMTAVVVPVYVVNYGPSNFLWFSDIALIGVLAALWLENAFIASMMALAVLLPEVLWVVSFLSGLFFGRTVSTLAAYMFDPGIPRYLRALSLFHLALPPALLWLLHRYGYDPRALAAQTVAAWIVLPASLAFAPPEKNVNWVRGFGHPPASPLPARWHFWAMMLAYPLLVYVPTHFLLSAVFG, from the coding sequence GTGGACGTGATCACGCTCGCGTTCGCGATCCTGTTCACGGCGATGACCGCGGTCGTGGTGCCCGTTTACGTCGTGAACTACGGCCCTTCGAACTTCCTGTGGTTCTCCGACATCGCGCTGATCGGCGTGCTCGCCGCGCTGTGGCTCGAGAACGCGTTCATCGCGAGCATGATGGCGCTTGCGGTCCTGCTGCCCGAGGTGCTGTGGGTCGTGTCGTTTCTGTCGGGTCTTTTCTTCGGCAGGACGGTGTCGACGTTGGCCGCGTACATGTTCGACCCGGGCATACCACGCTATTTGCGCGCCCTTTCGCTGTTCCATCTCGCGCTGCCGCCGGCGCTTCTGTGGCTGCTGCACCGCTACGGCTACGATCCGCGGGCGCTCGCCGCGCAGACCGTCGCCGCGTGGATCGTGCTGCCGGCCAGCCTCGCCTTCGCGCCGCCGGAGAAGAACGTCAATTGGGTGCGGGGATTCGGCCATCCGCCGGCGAGCCCGCTGCCGGCCCGTTGGCATTTCTGGGCGATGATGCTCGCCTACCCGCTGCTCGTTTACGTGCCGACGCACTTCTTGCTGTCGGCCGTGTTCGGCTAG
- the tadA gene encoding tRNA adenosine(34) deaminase TadA, giving the protein MRRGDVIDTKDPSEAGGIAEPAGPSGADEGFMRRALELARAAERAGEVPVGAVLVGPDGAVLGEAGNGPIGRHDPTAHAEILALRAAAARVGNYRLPGTTLYVTLEPCAMCAGALMHARVARLVFAAADPKAGACGSVFDIARSERLNHRIVVASGVLESEAAALLKAFFAERRG; this is encoded by the coding sequence ATGCGGCGCGGAGACGTGATCGATACGAAGGACCCGTCGGAAGCCGGCGGAATTGCGGAGCCCGCGGGGCCTTCGGGCGCGGACGAGGGCTTCATGCGCCGCGCGCTCGAGCTCGCGCGAGCGGCCGAGCGGGCAGGCGAGGTGCCGGTCGGCGCCGTGCTGGTCGGTCCCGACGGCGCGGTGCTCGGCGAAGCAGGCAATGGTCCGATCGGGCGCCACGATCCGACCGCGCATGCGGAGATTCTCGCGCTGCGCGCGGCGGCGGCGCGCGTCGGCAACTATCGCCTGCCGGGAACGACGCTGTACGTCACGCTCGAGCCGTGCGCGATGTGCGCGGGTGCGCTCATGCACGCCCGCGTCGCGCGGCTCGTGTTCGCGGCAGCCGATCCGAAGGCGGGCGCATGCGGCTCGGTCTTCGACATCGCGCGCAGCGAGCGGCTGAACCATCGCATCGTCGTTGCATCGGGTGTGCTCGAAAGCGAGGCGGCCGCGCTGCTGAAAGCGTTCTTCGCGGAGCGACGCGGCTAG
- a CDS encoding lytic murein transglycosylase, whose protein sequence is MNTRPRTRAAVAALLALAGVPGLAAAQGDFEQCLARLEAEAERHGISPATTEKVLPTVRPLPRVVRADRNQPEFVETFATYFGRRVTARRVATGRELLRRNASLLRDIAAEHGVAPQYLVALWGLETGYGQILGDVPVFDSLATLACDARRSGYFTTEFVNALRIVDDGISPDTMIGSWAGAMGQTQFMPSVYLEHGVDGDGDGVVDLWGSLADAFASAAEFLRALGWREGWRWGREVVLPEGFDYTLAGRDRPQALDAWRRLGVVTADGAPVPALRHTAALLVPSGHEGPAFLVYENFEALMRWNPSEFFALTVGHLADRIAGAPPLRVAPPEGPPLTRDRIEALQRKLNALGYDSGEPDGLVGSATRRAVSRWQRANGLVADGHVDAELLQALDLLPPASE, encoded by the coding sequence ATGAACACACGGCCAAGGACGAGAGCGGCGGTCGCCGCGCTTCTCGCGCTCGCGGGCGTGCCGGGGCTCGCGGCCGCACAAGGCGACTTCGAGCAGTGCCTCGCGCGGCTCGAAGCGGAGGCCGAGCGGCACGGAATATCGCCGGCCACCACGGAGAAGGTGCTGCCGACCGTGCGGCCGCTCCCGCGGGTCGTACGCGCCGATCGCAACCAGCCGGAGTTCGTCGAGACCTTCGCCACGTATTTCGGCCGGCGCGTTACGGCGCGCCGTGTCGCGACCGGTCGCGAGCTGCTGCGGCGGAACGCGTCGCTGCTTCGCGACATCGCCGCGGAACACGGCGTCGCTCCGCAGTATCTCGTCGCCTTGTGGGGCCTCGAGACGGGCTACGGGCAGATCCTCGGCGACGTCCCCGTCTTCGATTCGCTCGCGACGCTCGCGTGCGACGCACGTCGCAGCGGGTATTTCACCACCGAGTTCGTCAACGCGCTGCGGATCGTGGACGACGGCATTTCGCCCGACACGATGATCGGGTCGTGGGCGGGCGCGATGGGACAGACGCAGTTCATGCCGTCCGTGTATCTCGAGCACGGCGTCGACGGCGACGGCGACGGCGTCGTCGACCTTTGGGGCAGCCTCGCAGACGCGTTCGCTTCGGCCGCGGAATTTCTCCGCGCGCTCGGCTGGCGCGAAGGCTGGAGATGGGGGCGGGAGGTGGTGCTGCCGGAAGGCTTCGACTACACGCTCGCCGGCCGCGATCGGCCGCAGGCGCTCGACGCGTGGCGGCGCCTCGGGGTCGTCACCGCAGATGGCGCTCCGGTGCCGGCGCTTCGGCACACTGCCGCGTTGCTCGTGCCTTCGGGGCACGAAGGGCCGGCTTTTCTGGTGTACGAGAATTTCGAGGCGCTGATGCGCTGGAACCCGTCGGAGTTCTTCGCGCTCACCGTCGGCCACCTCGCCGACCGGATCGCCGGCGCACCGCCGCTGCGCGTCGCGCCGCCGGAAGGTCCGCCGCTCACGCGCGATCGGATCGAAGCGCTGCAGCGCAAGCTGAACGCGCTCGGCTACGACAGCGGTGAACCGGACGGGCTCGTCGGCTCGGCCACGCGTCGCGCGGTCAGCCGCTGGCAACGCGCGAACGGTCTCGTCGCCGACGGGCACGTCGATGCCGAGCTGTTGCAGGCGCTGGACCTTCTCCCGCCGGCCTCGGAATAG
- the mltF gene encoding membrane-bound lytic murein transglycosylase MltF, translated as MRGLVVVLLGVLLGSCSTPPTVLEQILRLGELRVVTTNSPATFYYGSEEARGIEYELALGFAEKLGVDLEIVTENGLGDLLPSVASHDAHIAAAAVMVTDERERLVSFGPPYHRAAQLVIYRRGAHRPQTIADLVGGRIEVLAGSVHAAMLEAARAEHPKLLWREDPRASIEDLIRRVHEGVIDYTIVPSNAYGLLRHSYPEARAAFRVGGTYDIAWALPKGADRLREQIAAYFAEIEATGELDRILDRYYFASRGFDYVGSRAFLRHMEQRLPKYRQYFEEAERATGIDWRVLAAIGYQESHWNPQAVSPTGVRGIMMLTEQTAAMVGVDDRSDPRESILGGARYFKRVLAKIPERIPEPDRTWLAMAAYNIGFGHLEDARILTEMQGGDPDRWDHVRERLPLLTRKEWYSRVKRGYARGNVPVVYVDNIRRYHEMLMWLADRQMVSEYREPAARSSGTG; from the coding sequence GTGCGAGGCCTCGTCGTCGTCCTGTTGGGCGTTTTGCTTGGAAGCTGCTCGACGCCCCCCACGGTGCTGGAACAAATCCTTCGGCTCGGTGAGCTCCGAGTCGTGACGACGAACAGTCCGGCCACGTTCTACTACGGCTCCGAGGAAGCCCGCGGCATCGAGTACGAGCTCGCCCTCGGCTTCGCGGAGAAGCTCGGCGTGGATCTCGAGATCGTCACCGAGAATGGCCTCGGCGACCTCCTGCCGAGCGTCGCGAGCCACGATGCGCACATCGCCGCCGCCGCCGTCATGGTTACGGACGAGCGCGAGCGTCTCGTGAGCTTCGGTCCGCCGTATCACCGCGCGGCGCAGCTCGTCATCTACCGGCGCGGCGCGCATCGTCCGCAAACCATTGCCGACCTCGTCGGCGGCCGAATCGAGGTGCTCGCCGGGTCCGTGCATGCGGCGATGCTCGAGGCAGCTCGCGCGGAGCACCCGAAGCTGCTTTGGCGCGAGGATCCGCGTGCGAGCATCGAGGATCTGATCCGCCGCGTTCACGAAGGCGTGATCGACTACACGATCGTGCCGTCGAACGCGTACGGGCTTCTGCGGCACTCTTACCCCGAGGCGCGCGCCGCGTTCCGCGTCGGCGGCACCTACGACATCGCGTGGGCGCTGCCGAAGGGCGCGGATCGGCTTCGCGAGCAGATCGCGGCGTACTTCGCGGAGATCGAGGCGACCGGCGAGCTCGACAGGATTCTCGACCGCTACTACTTCGCGTCGCGCGGCTTCGATTACGTCGGCTCGCGGGCGTTTCTGCGGCATATGGAGCAACGTCTGCCGAAATACCGCCAGTACTTCGAGGAAGCCGAGCGCGCCACGGGCATCGACTGGCGCGTGCTCGCGGCGATCGGCTACCAGGAATCGCATTGGAACCCGCAGGCGGTATCCCCGACCGGCGTACGCGGCATCATGATGCTGACGGAGCAAACCGCGGCGATGGTCGGCGTCGACGATCGCAGCGATCCCCGTGAAAGCATCTTGGGCGGCGCACGGTACTTCAAGCGAGTGCTCGCGAAGATCCCCGAGCGCATTCCGGAGCCGGATCGAACGTGGCTCGCGATGGCTGCCTACAACATCGGCTTCGGCCATCTCGAGGACGCGCGCATCCTCACGGAGATGCAGGGCGGCGACCCGGACCGGTGGGACCACGTCCGCGAGCGCCTGCCGCTGCTCACGCGCAAGGAGTGGTACTCGCGAGTGAAACGCGGCTACGCGCGGGGCAACGTTCCGGTCGTCTACGTCGACAACATCCGCCGCTATCACGAGATGCTGATGTGGCTCGCGGACCGCCAGATGGTCTCCGAGTATCGCGAGCCGGCCGCGCGCTCGAGCGGCACCGGCTGA
- the guaA gene encoding glutamine-hydrolyzing GMP synthase, whose protein sequence is MECRILILDYGSQYTQLIARRVREAGVYSEIYAHDVSDDAIASFRPAGIILSGGPDSAAGTGAPTVADAVVEAGVPVLGICYGMQALAARFGGVVQPSAHREYGYAEVVVTGEDGLLAGIGGRDRTLKVWMSHGDRVESLPDGFVRIAESRNSPLAGMADPRRRIYGLQFHPEVTHTEQGFEILKRFVRDVCGCPPVWTPRNIIAEHVERVRAAVGRDRVLLALSGGVDSSVVAALLHAAIGDQLVCVFVDHGLLRLHEGDQVMDVFREHLGVNVIRVDAEERFLTALEGVEDPEDKRKIIGRLFIEVFEAEARRLEGVRWLAQGTIYPDVIESAGAATGKAELIKSHHNVGGLPERMHLKLIEPLRDLFKDEVRKIGVELGLPASLVNRHPFPGPGLGVRILGPVRKEFADLLRRADDVFIGELREQGLYETVSQAFAVFLPVRSVGVMGDGRRYDYVVALRAVETVDFMTARWARLPYEFLDHVARRIINEVPGISRVVYDVSGKPPATIEWE, encoded by the coding sequence ATGGAATGTAGGATTCTGATCCTCGACTACGGCTCGCAGTACACCCAGCTGATCGCGCGCCGCGTGCGCGAGGCGGGCGTCTACAGCGAGATCTATGCGCACGACGTGTCGGACGATGCGATCGCGTCGTTCCGGCCCGCGGGGATCATCCTTTCGGGCGGTCCCGATTCCGCCGCCGGTACCGGTGCGCCCACCGTCGCCGATGCCGTCGTCGAGGCCGGCGTGCCGGTTCTCGGCATCTGCTACGGCATGCAGGCGCTCGCGGCCCGCTTCGGCGGCGTCGTGCAGCCGTCGGCCCACCGTGAGTACGGCTACGCGGAGGTCGTCGTCACCGGCGAAGACGGGCTGCTCGCGGGCATCGGCGGCCGAGATCGCACGCTCAAGGTCTGGATGAGCCACGGCGATCGCGTCGAAAGTCTGCCGGACGGATTCGTCCGGATCGCCGAGTCGAGGAACTCCCCGCTCGCCGGCATGGCCGATCCGCGGCGCAGAATCTACGGGCTGCAGTTCCACCCCGAGGTCACGCACACCGAGCAAGGCTTCGAGATCCTGAAGCGCTTCGTGCGCGACGTCTGCGGCTGCCCGCCGGTCTGGACGCCGCGCAACATCATCGCGGAGCACGTCGAGCGCGTCCGGGCGGCGGTCGGCCGCGATCGGGTCCTTCTCGCGTTGTCCGGCGGCGTCGACTCGTCCGTCGTCGCGGCGCTGTTGCACGCGGCGATCGGCGATCAGCTCGTCTGCGTCTTCGTCGATCATGGCTTGCTACGCCTTCACGAAGGCGATCAGGTCATGGACGTGTTCCGCGAGCATCTCGGCGTGAACGTGATTCGCGTCGACGCCGAGGAGCGCTTCCTGACGGCGCTCGAAGGCGTCGAGGATCCGGAGGACAAGCGCAAGATCATCGGACGCCTCTTCATCGAGGTGTTCGAAGCCGAGGCTCGGCGCCTCGAAGGCGTTCGCTGGCTCGCGCAAGGCACGATCTATCCGGACGTGATCGAGTCCGCGGGCGCCGCCACCGGCAAGGCCGAGCTGATCAAGTCGCATCACAACGTCGGCGGCCTCCCGGAGCGCATGCATCTCAAGCTGATCGAGCCGCTGAGGGACCTCTTCAAGGACGAGGTGCGCAAGATCGGCGTCGAGCTCGGCTTGCCGGCGAGCCTCGTCAACCGGCACCCGTTCCCGGGACCCGGCCTCGGCGTGCGCATTCTCGGGCCCGTGCGGAAGGAGTTCGCGGATCTCCTGCGCAGGGCCGACGACGTGTTCATCGGCGAGTTGCGCGAGCAGGGGCTCTACGAAACGGTGAGCCAGGCGTTCGCCGTGTTCCTGCCGGTCCGCTCGGTCGGCGTGATGGGCGACGGACGCCGCTACGATTACGTCGTCGCGCTGCGCGCCGTCGAGACCGTCGACTTCATGACGGCACGATGGGCGCGTCTGCCGTACGAATTCCTCGACCACGTCGCACGACGGATCATCAACGAGGTTCCGGGCATCTCGCGGGTGGTCTACGACGTCTCCGGAAAGCCGCCTGCGACGATCGAATGGGAATGA
- a CDS encoding DUF3750 domain-containing protein codes for MRSIFVSDMTRARATWLCAVPALLFGLAYVDKEQDASGGDWRTASRAPVGLAPDPLAVPDPVVQVYAARAVRWRGYFGVHTWVAVKPRGAPSYTVYEVNGWRMRRTGTSVAIGNRPPDSRWFGNAPELIAELRGDAAAAAIEKVEAAVASYPYADRYHVWPGPNSNTFTAHVLRAVPELRADLPPTAIGKDYLGAKLIARSPSGSGFQLNLFGVLGILVGVEEGLELNVLGLTFGVDPLDLAVKLPLAGRIGWPEEVSIATEANADD; via the coding sequence ATGCGGTCTATCTTCGTCAGCGACATGACGAGAGCGCGTGCAACGTGGCTTTGTGCGGTTCCCGCGCTGCTCTTCGGCTTGGCATACGTCGACAAGGAGCAAGACGCGTCGGGCGGGGACTGGCGCACCGCGAGCCGCGCTCCGGTCGGCCTTGCGCCGGATCCTCTCGCCGTTCCCGACCCCGTCGTCCAGGTCTATGCCGCGCGCGCCGTGCGATGGCGCGGCTACTTCGGCGTGCATACGTGGGTCGCCGTCAAGCCTCGCGGAGCCCCGAGCTATACCGTTTACGAGGTGAACGGCTGGCGCATGCGACGCACCGGCACGTCCGTCGCGATCGGCAATCGTCCCCCGGACTCGCGTTGGTTCGGCAACGCTCCGGAGCTGATCGCGGAGCTCCGCGGCGACGCGGCCGCCGCCGCGATCGAAAAAGTGGAGGCGGCGGTCGCGAGCTATCCGTACGCGGATCGCTACCACGTCTGGCCGGGGCCGAATTCGAACACGTTCACGGCGCACGTGCTGCGCGCCGTTCCAGAGCTCCGTGCCGACCTTCCGCCGACCGCGATCGGCAAGGACTATCTCGGCGCCAAGCTCATCGCCCGCAGCCCGAGCGGCAGCGGCTTTCAACTCAACCTGTTCGGCGTCCTCGGCATTCTCGTCGGCGTCGAGGAGGGCTTGGAGCTGAACGTGCTCGGGCTCACGTTCGGCGTCGACCCGCTCGATCTCGCCGTCAAGCTGCCGTTGGCGGGGCGCATCGGTTGGCCCGAGGAGGTTTCGATAGCAACGGAAGCAAATGCCGATGATTAG
- a CDS encoding peptidylprolyl isomerase: MIEAGKTVAFRYTLRLEDGSVVQSNEDGEPLRYVHGENQLLPALERELEGLDVDQRKQITLAADEAYGEVRPEAFREVPAEQIPENARRVGAQLSAEGYDGPIRVHEVNDDKVVLDFNHPLAGRSLKFDIHVVSIE, translated from the coding sequence ATGATCGAAGCAGGGAAAACAGTCGCCTTCAGGTACACGCTCAGGCTCGAGGACGGCTCCGTCGTGCAGAGCAACGAGGACGGCGAGCCGCTCAGGTACGTTCACGGCGAGAACCAGCTGCTGCCCGCGCTCGAGCGGGAGCTCGAAGGGCTCGACGTCGACCAGCGCAAGCAAATCACGCTCGCGGCCGACGAGGCATACGGCGAGGTGCGGCCCGAGGCGTTCCGCGAGGTGCCGGCCGAGCAAATCCCGGAGAATGCGCGGCGGGTCGGGGCGCAGCTGAGCGCGGAGGGCTACGATGGGCCGATCCGGGTTCACGAGGTGAACGACGACAAGGTCGTGCTCGACTTCAACCACCCGCTTGCCGGCCGCAGCCTGAAGTTCGACATCCACGTGGTGTCGATCGAATGA